The proteins below are encoded in one region of Mycobacterium pseudokansasii:
- a CDS encoding M24 family metallopeptidase, whose product MTTLAQLQIPDTPDLTRMRRETGARLRTAMAERGIDALILLGNSAVVYATGTSWPLGDAGLSYVERPVAVVLADDEWPHLFLPYRVGASQESELPPDHRHGPVYLEFDEGVQLFARQLAGLTPGGATIAVDELTGAMSRARNLLFPNGSPEDASAVVGAAKVIKTPDELACIRTAVRITDEAMVEVHRALAPGIRQIDLSARFLRRAFELGATASMLEPIWQVMPQSRAEGVWTTHGDLALPLLTTERELAEGDVLWTDVSITYRGYCSDFGRTWIVGRDPAPRQQAQFHRWCEIMAAVVGVARAGATAAELGQAATQANGGVRPWLPHFYLGHGIGVNAAEMPMIGTDLGDEFDEGFVLQPGMVLVLEPVAWQDGTGGYRSEEVLVITEEGSIRLTDYPYDPYAD is encoded by the coding sequence GTGACAACGCTTGCGCAGCTGCAGATTCCTGACACTCCGGACCTGACCCGGATGCGCCGGGAAACCGGTGCCAGGCTGCGAACGGCCATGGCCGAGCGCGGAATAGACGCGTTGATCCTGCTCGGCAACAGTGCCGTCGTCTACGCCACCGGAACCAGTTGGCCCCTGGGTGACGCCGGACTCTCCTACGTCGAGCGGCCGGTGGCGGTGGTGCTCGCCGACGACGAGTGGCCGCATCTGTTTCTGCCCTACCGCGTCGGTGCCTCGCAGGAATCGGAGCTGCCGCCCGATCATCGGCACGGGCCGGTCTATCTCGAATTCGACGAAGGTGTCCAGCTTTTCGCCCGCCAGCTGGCAGGCCTTACTCCCGGCGGGGCGACGATAGCGGTCGACGAACTGACCGGCGCCATGTCGCGGGCCCGCAACCTGTTGTTCCCCAACGGCTCTCCCGAGGACGCTAGCGCGGTCGTCGGCGCCGCAAAGGTGATCAAGACCCCGGACGAACTGGCGTGCATCCGCACCGCGGTGCGGATCACCGACGAGGCGATGGTCGAGGTCCACCGGGCGCTGGCACCGGGAATTCGCCAAATCGATTTGTCAGCTCGCTTTTTGCGCCGCGCCTTCGAGTTGGGTGCCACCGCCAGCATGCTCGAACCGATTTGGCAGGTGATGCCACAGAGCAGGGCCGAGGGCGTGTGGACCACGCACGGTGATCTGGCGCTGCCGCTGCTCACCACCGAGCGGGAACTGGCCGAGGGCGACGTGTTGTGGACCGACGTCAGCATCACCTACCGGGGTTATTGCTCGGACTTCGGGCGGACCTGGATCGTCGGGCGGGACCCGGCGCCGCGCCAGCAGGCGCAGTTCCACAGATGGTGCGAGATCATGGCCGCGGTGGTGGGCGTGGCCCGCGCCGGGGCCACCGCCGCTGAGCTGGGCCAAGCCGCGACGCAGGCCAACGGCGGTGTCCGGCCCTGGCTGCCGCACTTCTACCTGGGCCATGGCATCGGCGTCAACGCCGCCGAAATGCCGATGATCGGCACGGATCTCGGCGACGAATTCGACGAAGGCTTCGTGCTGCAGCCCGGCATGGTGCTGGTCCTGGAACCGGTGGCGTGGCAGGACGGCACCGGCGGCTACCGCAGCGAAGAGGTGCTGGTGATCACCGAGGAGGGCTCGATCCGGTTGACCGACTATCCCTATGACCCTTATGCCGACTGA
- a CDS encoding cytochrome P450: MPRGARCPFAPPPDVMALANARPLSRVRIWDGSTPWLITGYEQVRELFSDSRVSVDDRLAGFPHWNAAMLSTVHKRPRSVFTADGEEHTRFRRMLSKPFTFKRVEGLRPTIQQITDDHIDAMLAGPKPADLVAAMALPVPSLVISQLLGVPYEDAEMFQHYATVGLARYATGEDTVKGAMSLHKYLARLVEAKMDEPAEDAVSDLAERVKAGELSVKEAAQLGTGLLIAGHETTANMIGLGVLALLEHPEQAAVLRDAEDPKVVANAVEELLRYLSIIQTGQRRVALEDIHIAGETIRAGEGIIIDLAPANWDPHAFTEPDRLYLHRSGADRNVAFGYGRHQCVGQQLARAELQIVYRTLLRRIPTLALAIPVEDVPFKHDRLAYGVYELPVAW; this comes from the coding sequence ATGCCGCGAGGCGCCCGCTGTCCGTTCGCGCCGCCTCCGGACGTGATGGCGCTGGCCAATGCCAGGCCGCTGTCGCGGGTGCGGATCTGGGACGGCAGCACGCCGTGGCTGATCACGGGTTATGAGCAAGTGCGCGAACTGTTTTCCGATTCGCGGGTCAGTGTCGATGACCGGTTGGCCGGCTTTCCGCACTGGAACGCCGCCATGTTGTCGACCGTCCACAAACGTCCCCGATCGGTGTTTACCGCCGACGGCGAAGAGCACACCCGTTTCCGGCGGATGTTGTCAAAGCCGTTCACGTTCAAAAGGGTTGAGGGTTTACGCCCCACCATCCAGCAGATCACCGATGACCATATCGACGCGATGCTGGCCGGTCCGAAGCCGGCCGATCTCGTTGCGGCCATGGCTTTGCCGGTGCCGTCGCTGGTGATCAGCCAGCTGCTGGGGGTGCCCTACGAGGACGCTGAGATGTTCCAGCATTACGCGACGGTCGGTCTGGCCCGGTATGCGACCGGCGAGGACACCGTCAAAGGGGCTATGAGCCTGCACAAATACCTGGCCCGGCTGGTCGAGGCCAAAATGGACGAGCCTGCCGAAGATGCGGTGTCCGATCTGGCCGAACGGGTCAAGGCCGGCGAGCTCAGCGTCAAGGAGGCCGCCCAGTTGGGTACCGGCCTGCTGATCGCCGGGCACGAGACCACCGCGAACATGATCGGCCTCGGTGTACTTGCCCTGCTGGAACATCCCGAGCAGGCGGCCGTATTGCGCGATGCCGAGGACCCGAAGGTCGTCGCCAACGCGGTCGAGGAGTTGCTGCGTTATCTCAGCATCATCCAAACGGGCCAGCGCCGGGTCGCCCTCGAGGACATCCACATCGCCGGCGAAACCATCCGCGCCGGTGAGGGGATCATCATCGATTTGGCGCCGGCGAACTGGGATCCGCACGCATTCACCGAGCCGGACCGGCTGTATCTGCACCGCTCGGGAGCCGACCGGAATGTGGCGTTCGGGTACGGCAGGCATCAGTGTGTGGGCCAGCAGCTGGCCCGCGCGGAACTACAGATCGTCTACCGAACGTTGTTGCGGCGCATTCCCACCCTCGCGCTGGCCATCCCCGTCGAAGACGTCCCGTTCAAACACGACCGGCTGGCCTACGGCGTCTACGAACTGCCGGTCGCCTGGTGA
- a CDS encoding SDR family NAD(P)-dependent oxidoreductase: MANELAGKVAVVTGGASGIGRATVERFVTEGARVVIADVDEDTGRALASTLGPDALFRRTDVSDPEQVEAMVTTAVDTFGGLHIMVNNAGVSGTMHRRFLDDDLADFHRVMAVNVLGVMAGTRDAARHMAAHGGGSIVTMTSIGGIQAGGGVMTYRASKAAVIQFTKSAAIELAHYEIRVNAIAPGNIPTPLLATSAAAMDRERIEQYEAAIRQTMREDRPLKREGTPEDIAEAALYFAGERSRYVTGTVLPVDGGTVAGKAIRSLRRT, encoded by the coding sequence GTGGCCAACGAACTGGCCGGCAAGGTTGCCGTCGTCACCGGTGGGGCGTCGGGTATCGGCCGTGCCACGGTTGAACGGTTCGTGACCGAGGGTGCGCGGGTGGTCATTGCCGACGTCGACGAGGACACGGGCCGGGCGCTGGCGAGCACGCTGGGGCCCGATGCGTTGTTCCGGCGCACTGACGTCTCCGATCCCGAACAGGTCGAGGCGATGGTGACAACCGCGGTCGACACCTTCGGCGGTTTGCACATCATGGTGAACAACGCGGGCGTCTCCGGAACCATGCACCGCCGATTCCTCGACGACGACTTGGCCGATTTCCACCGGGTCATGGCCGTCAACGTCCTGGGGGTCATGGCGGGCACCCGCGATGCCGCGCGGCACATGGCCGCCCACGGCGGCGGATCCATTGTCACCATGACGTCCATCGGCGGGATCCAGGCCGGCGGCGGCGTAATGACTTATCGCGCATCGAAGGCGGCGGTCATCCAGTTCACCAAGTCTGCGGCAATCGAATTGGCGCACTACGAAATTCGGGTCAACGCCATCGCGCCGGGCAACATACCCACGCCGTTACTGGCGACGTCGGCGGCGGCTATGGATCGAGAGCGCATCGAGCAGTACGAGGCGGCGATCCGCCAGACGATGCGGGAAGACCGCCCGCTGAAGCGGGAGGGCACACCGGAGGACATCGCAGAAGCGGCATTGTATTTCGCCGGCGAGCGGTCCCGCTATGTCACCGGAACCGTGCTCCCGGTGGACGGCGGGACGGTGGCCGGTAAGGCGATCCGGTCCCTGCGCCGAACGTGA
- a CDS encoding TetR/AcrR family transcriptional regulator, translating into MTSVGRVVRSERASSTQEAILAAAERLFAEHGVFAVSNRQVSEAAGQGNNAAVGYHFGTKTDLVRAIEQKHRLPVERLREQVVAELPDAPTMRDWVACLVCPLTEHLEALGNPTWYARFAAQAMTDPAYHNIVVKDALSSPSLVRVIDGINGCLPDLPLDVRYQRNLMARNLLMHTCADLERALATGTSTPRPSWRAAATALIDAIVGLWLAPVTACK; encoded by the coding sequence ATGACCAGTGTCGGCAGGGTCGTGCGCAGCGAGCGCGCCAGCTCCACGCAGGAGGCGATCCTGGCGGCCGCCGAGCGGCTGTTCGCCGAGCACGGCGTGTTCGCGGTGTCCAACCGGCAGGTCAGCGAGGCTGCCGGGCAGGGAAACAACGCCGCGGTCGGCTATCACTTCGGCACCAAAACCGACTTGGTGCGTGCCATCGAGCAGAAGCACCGGCTGCCGGTTGAACGGCTCCGCGAGCAGGTGGTGGCCGAGCTGCCGGACGCCCCGACGATGCGCGATTGGGTGGCGTGCCTGGTGTGCCCGCTCACCGAACATCTCGAGGCTCTGGGTAATCCCACGTGGTACGCCAGGTTCGCCGCCCAGGCGATGACCGATCCCGCATATCACAACATCGTCGTCAAGGACGCGCTGAGCTCGCCGTCGCTGGTTCGGGTGATCGACGGCATCAACGGCTGCCTTCCCGATCTGCCGCTCGACGTCCGCTATCAACGCAACCTCATGGCCCGGAACCTGTTGATGCACACCTGCGCTGATCTCGAACGTGCTCTGGCAACGGGAACCTCGACGCCCCGGCCTTCCTGGCGGGCCGCGGCTACGGCACTCATCGACGCGATCGTGGGCCTGTGGCTGGCCCCCGTCACGGCGTGCAAGTGA
- a CDS encoding M24 family metallopeptidase encodes MPTEVLPDDRALRLGRRQRALEQMAAHDLDVLVLGRQANVRYVSGTPQLWVAGTRPFGPTCVLVRATGAVHLLSTWDEGVPDDIPHENLYGISWNPLNAIAVLQRIEGAATARRVGTDALSPVFARLLPTAFPHAELVDGELAMRAARRIKTDEEVAALRQAIAVAESGLAAAVAELRPGVSEQVLAGVLLEALAAGGVSTPSNQDVVWVTSRDHPWRLVSRDGRVHDGDLVAFSVGVLAGGYIGEVGRTWPTGGAGATALYRRWEALWERLIAACRPDAGAGELLAAYAASGEPNPPMPVARGLGMGFDPPVISAQLPQTAADDRLERGMVLAVTGYVWEPGIGAVFGRQAVLITAEGPEVLTSSPMWRA; translated from the coding sequence ATGCCGACTGAGGTCCTGCCCGACGACCGGGCATTGCGGCTGGGGCGCCGGCAACGGGCGCTGGAGCAGATGGCCGCGCACGATCTCGACGTCCTGGTTCTCGGTCGCCAGGCCAATGTCCGTTACGTCTCCGGTACACCGCAGCTGTGGGTCGCCGGGACCCGCCCGTTCGGCCCCACCTGCGTGCTGGTGCGCGCTACCGGTGCCGTTCATCTGCTCAGCACCTGGGACGAAGGTGTTCCCGACGACATCCCACACGAAAACCTGTACGGAATCTCCTGGAACCCGCTGAACGCCATTGCGGTGTTACAGCGCATCGAGGGCGCCGCAACCGCCCGGCGGGTGGGAACCGATGCGCTGTCACCGGTTTTCGCCCGTCTGTTACCGACGGCCTTTCCGCACGCCGAACTGGTGGACGGCGAGTTGGCCATGCGCGCGGCCCGGCGGATCAAGACCGACGAGGAAGTGGCCGCGCTGCGCCAAGCCATCGCGGTGGCCGAATCGGGACTGGCCGCAGCAGTCGCCGAGCTGCGCCCCGGGGTCAGTGAGCAGGTCTTGGCCGGGGTGCTGCTGGAAGCCCTGGCCGCCGGCGGGGTGAGCACACCGTCGAATCAGGATGTGGTGTGGGTGACTTCGCGCGATCACCCGTGGCGCCTGGTGAGCCGCGACGGCCGCGTGCACGACGGCGACTTGGTGGCCTTTTCGGTCGGAGTACTGGCCGGCGGCTACATCGGCGAGGTGGGCCGGACCTGGCCTACCGGCGGCGCGGGCGCCACGGCCCTTTACCGGCGCTGGGAAGCCCTGTGGGAGCGCCTGATTGCGGCATGCCGACCGGATGCCGGTGCCGGTGAACTCCTGGCGGCCTATGCCGCATCCGGGGAGCCGAACCCGCCGATGCCCGTGGCACGGGGTTTGGGTATGGGCTTTGACCCGCCGGTCATCTCCGCACAGCTACCGCAGACAGCAGCCGACGACCGATTGGAGCGGGGAATGGTTCTTGCCGTGACGGGGTACGTCTGGGAACCGGGGATCGGCGCGGTGTTCGGCCGCCAAGCCGTGCTGATCACCGCCGAGGGACCCGAAGTGCTGACCTCCAGCCCGATGTGGCGGGCATAG
- a CDS encoding PPE family protein → MYAGPRSEPLLGAAAAWDKLADDLYRTAASVGSITSALTDDGWRGPASDSMAAAVAPYLRWLTGTAGAAEQIAGQARAAACAFENAFATTVPPSVIAANRARMASLTHANATAQETPAIAALEADYGEMWAQDACAMYRYANASASAATLTPLALPTLGDNPPVFQEWGADAGMPDMLAQAMAQVPAALRSLGRPVQSVSASSTIANMLRVGLFPSPVSSFVAAISAPLAMTPAAMATMSTQLSGSSRLVVSAAWRRAALVGRLSVPRSWGAAACGATGLRLIAKSTA, encoded by the coding sequence ATGTATGCGGGTCCTCGGTCGGAGCCGCTGTTAGGCGCCGCGGCGGCCTGGGACAAACTGGCTGACGACCTATACCGCACTGCCGCATCCGTTGGTTCGATCACTTCGGCGTTGACCGACGACGGGTGGCGGGGCCCGGCGTCGGACTCGATGGCTGCCGCGGTTGCGCCCTACCTGCGCTGGCTGACCGGTACCGCCGGAGCGGCCGAGCAGATCGCGGGCCAGGCCAGGGCGGCTGCCTGCGCCTTCGAGAACGCCTTCGCCACCACGGTGCCGCCCTCGGTGATCGCCGCCAACCGGGCTCGGATGGCCTCGTTGACCCACGCGAATGCGACCGCTCAGGAAACACCCGCCATCGCGGCCCTCGAGGCCGACTACGGCGAAATGTGGGCCCAGGATGCCTGCGCGATGTATCGCTACGCGAACGCCTCGGCGTCGGCCGCGACGCTGACGCCGTTGGCTCTACCGACGCTGGGGGACAACCCGCCCGTATTCCAGGAGTGGGGCGCCGACGCCGGGATGCCCGATATGTTGGCCCAAGCGATGGCCCAGGTGCCCGCCGCGCTGCGCAGCCTCGGGCGGCCGGTGCAATCGGTGTCTGCCTCTTCGACGATTGCAAACATGCTGCGGGTCGGGCTTTTCCCGTCGCCGGTGAGTTCCTTCGTGGCGGCGATCAGTGCCCCGCTGGCCATGACGCCGGCGGCGATGGCCACGATGTCTACACAATTGTCCGGCTCATCTCGGCTGGTGGTTTCGGCGGCCTGGCGTCGCGCCGCTTTGGTCGGCAGGTTGTCGGTGCCGCGAAGTTGGGGCGCGGCCGCGTGCGGCGCAACCGGTCTCCGTTTGATCGCTAAATCAACTGCTTGA
- a CDS encoding type II toxin-antitoxin system VapC family toxin, with product MLVVDASCLFEVVADTPRAGEIATRLASDTDQVAPHVIDVEVMGVIRAQHLRGRMDSTAAAQALADLRDWPGERFGHRWLLERAWQLRNSVRGWDAFYVALAEAFDATLLTLDARLARAHGPNCRIEVLDR from the coding sequence ATGCTGGTCGTTGACGCCTCCTGCCTGTTCGAGGTCGTCGCGGACACACCGCGGGCCGGCGAGATCGCGACCCGCCTGGCGTCCGACACCGACCAGGTAGCGCCGCACGTGATCGACGTCGAGGTGATGGGAGTGATCCGCGCTCAACACCTCCGCGGGCGGATGGACAGCACAGCCGCCGCGCAGGCCCTCGCCGATCTACGGGACTGGCCCGGCGAACGATTCGGGCATCGCTGGCTGCTGGAGCGAGCATGGCAACTGCGCAACTCGGTTCGCGGATGGGACGCGTTCTACGTGGCACTGGCGGAGGCGTTCGACGCGACACTGCTCACGCTGGACGCTCGGCTCGCCCGTGCGCACGGGCCGAATTGCCGAATCGAGGTCCTCGATCGGTAG
- a CDS encoding type II toxin-antitoxin system death-on-curing family toxin encodes MTEYLDLDDLLDIAREAVGADVVVGDYGLLESALARPCASVFGEDAYPSLHLKAAALLHSLARNHALVDGNKRLAWTACRTFLAINGQWISAPEDDRFEFIIQVATGALPDLAKMAEQLRAWSYDEG; translated from the coding sequence ATGACCGAGTACCTGGATCTCGATGATCTGCTCGACATTGCCCGTGAGGCTGTCGGTGCGGATGTCGTGGTCGGGGATTACGGCCTGCTTGAGTCAGCTCTGGCGCGCCCCTGCGCGTCGGTGTTCGGTGAAGATGCCTACCCGAGTCTGCACCTCAAGGCCGCCGCGTTGCTGCACTCCCTGGCGCGGAACCACGCGCTGGTGGATGGAAACAAGCGACTGGCGTGGACGGCCTGCCGGACTTTCCTCGCCATCAACGGCCAGTGGATTAGTGCCCCCGAGGATGACCGCTTCGAATTCATCATCCAGGTCGCGACCGGCGCATTGCCTGATCTTGCAAAGATGGCCGAACAACTACGCGCATGGAGCTACGACGAGGGCTGA
- a CDS encoding response regulator transcription factor, which yields MAWLRDALDNSVFDAVWAEGAALSIEEAIAHAQRGRGERRRPASGWESLTPAERDVVRLVADGLANKDIATRLFVSPRTVQAHLTHVYTKLGLTSRVQLAQEAARHG from the coding sequence GTGGCTTGGCTGCGAGATGCGCTGGACAACAGTGTATTTGATGCCGTCTGGGCCGAGGGCGCGGCGCTGTCCATCGAGGAGGCGATCGCCCATGCGCAACGGGGTCGCGGTGAACGTCGACGCCCGGCCAGCGGCTGGGAATCGCTGACGCCCGCCGAGCGTGATGTCGTGCGACTGGTCGCCGACGGACTGGCGAACAAGGACATCGCCACCCGGTTATTCGTGTCACCACGGACCGTGCAGGCCCATCTCACCCACGTCTACACCAAACTCGGCCTGACTTCTCGCGTGCAACTGGCCCAGGAGGCGGCCCGCCACGGTTGA
- a CDS encoding PLP-dependent cysteine synthase family protein, with protein sequence MPVKNSAQLNNSRVLRPNRSHLTSVRRQNRDRYRAIPQGYQLPPSRNRQPGTMVGNTPVLWISGSAGPVGSDDRGFWAKLEGFNPGGMKDRPAMHMVERARARGDLAPGAAIIESTSGTLGLGLALAGNAYRHPVTLVTDPGLEPIIARMLTAYGAGVDMVTEPHPVGGWQQARKDRVAELLAADPAAWNPNQYSNPDNVDAYRPLALELVAQLGKVDVLVCSVGTGGHSAGVARVLREFNPDMRLIGVDTIGSTIFGQPATSRLMRGLGSSIYPRNVDYAAFNEVHWVAPAEAVWACRNLAATHYASGGWSVGAVGLVAGWAARTLPSGTTIAAVFPDGPNRYFDTIYNDEYCDEHGLLGDRPGTDPDEIASPSAAVVTRWTRTTSVVDPSRVPA encoded by the coding sequence ATGCCCGTGAAAAATTCCGCCCAGCTGAACAACTCACGCGTCTTGCGTCCCAACCGCTCGCATCTCACCTCGGTACGGCGACAGAACCGGGATCGTTACCGTGCCATCCCGCAGGGTTACCAGCTCCCGCCAAGCCGTAACCGCCAGCCCGGCACCATGGTCGGCAACACGCCGGTGCTGTGGATATCGGGAAGCGCCGGGCCGGTCGGCAGCGACGACCGTGGATTCTGGGCCAAGCTCGAAGGATTCAACCCCGGCGGCATGAAAGACCGCCCCGCCATGCACATGGTGGAACGCGCCCGCGCCCGCGGCGACCTCGCGCCCGGTGCCGCGATCATCGAATCAACCAGCGGCACATTGGGATTGGGGCTGGCGCTGGCCGGCAACGCATACCGCCACCCGGTGACCCTGGTCACCGACCCGGGCCTGGAACCGATCATCGCACGCATGCTCACCGCCTACGGGGCCGGCGTCGACATGGTCACCGAGCCGCACCCGGTCGGTGGATGGCAGCAGGCCCGCAAAGATCGGGTCGCCGAGCTGCTGGCCGCCGACCCCGCTGCCTGGAATCCCAACCAGTACAGCAACCCCGACAACGTCGACGCCTACCGGCCACTGGCGCTGGAGTTGGTGGCCCAGCTCGGGAAGGTCGACGTGCTGGTGTGCTCGGTGGGCACCGGAGGCCATTCGGCGGGCGTGGCACGGGTATTGCGCGAGTTCAATCCCGATATGCGGTTGATCGGCGTCGACACCATCGGGTCCACGATCTTCGGTCAGCCCGCCACCAGCAGGCTGATGCGCGGACTGGGTTCGAGCATCTATCCCCGCAACGTCGACTACGCCGCATTCAACGAGGTGCACTGGGTTGCGCCGGCCGAAGCCGTCTGGGCCTGCCGCAATCTGGCCGCCACCCACTACGCCAGCGGCGGCTGGAGTGTCGGGGCGGTTGGTCTGGTCGCCGGATGGGCCGCGCGCACCTTGCCGTCGGGCACCACGATCGCCGCGGTGTTTCCCGACGGCCCCAACCGTTATTTCGACACGATCTACAACGACGAATACTGCGACGAGCATGGGCTGCTGGGCGACCGGCCCGGCACCGATCCCGACGAGATCGCCTCGCCCTCGGCTGCGGTCGTTACCCGCTGGACCCGCACCACCTCGGTGGTGGACCCGAGCCGGGTGCCGGCGTGA
- a CDS encoding amidohydrolase family protein: MVFSADNHISLAADIFYERFPDELKDKAPRIWYEDGAYQVGRKGQSFLPGDFSAVLMQYDDLPGAASTNIEARIQELHDDGVDKELAFPNAVLALFHYPDKKLRELAFRIYNEYIADLQERSGGHFYGAGLINWWDPEGTRRTLAELKALGLKTFLMPLNPGKDDDGNPIDYASNSMSPVWDEIEESGVPISHHIGETPPKSPCEFNSVVVGMMINIDGFRETFSKYIFGGILDRHPRLRIGWFEGGIAWVPWALQDAEHLVASYQHMFNRPLEHDIRYYWDRHMSASFMVDPLGLELIDRIGIDKVMWSSDYPHNESTYGYSEKSLAAVVQAVGPANAARIVSGNITEFLGL, translated from the coding sequence GTGGTGTTTTCCGCGGACAACCACATCTCGTTGGCCGCAGACATCTTCTACGAGCGCTTTCCGGATGAACTGAAGGACAAGGCACCCCGCATCTGGTACGAGGACGGCGCCTATCAGGTGGGGCGCAAGGGCCAATCGTTTCTGCCGGGCGACTTCAGCGCGGTGCTCATGCAGTACGACGACCTGCCCGGGGCGGCCAGCACCAACATCGAGGCCCGGATTCAAGAGCTGCACGACGACGGCGTCGACAAGGAGCTGGCGTTTCCCAATGCCGTCCTGGCGCTGTTTCACTACCCCGACAAGAAACTTCGCGAGCTGGCGTTTCGCATCTACAACGAGTACATCGCCGACCTGCAAGAACGTTCGGGTGGGCACTTCTACGGCGCCGGGCTGATCAACTGGTGGGACCCCGAGGGAACGCGACGCACCTTGGCCGAGCTGAAAGCATTGGGACTCAAGACGTTTCTGATGCCGCTCAACCCGGGCAAGGATGACGACGGCAACCCGATCGACTACGCCAGCAACTCGATGAGCCCGGTGTGGGACGAGATCGAGGAATCCGGCGTTCCCATCAGCCACCACATCGGGGAAACCCCGCCGAAGAGCCCGTGCGAGTTCAACAGTGTGGTCGTCGGGATGATGATCAACATCGACGGGTTCCGGGAAACCTTCTCCAAGTACATCTTCGGTGGCATCCTCGACCGGCACCCGCGGTTGCGCATCGGCTGGTTCGAAGGTGGCATCGCCTGGGTACCGTGGGCACTGCAAGACGCCGAACACCTGGTGGCGTCCTACCAACACATGTTCAACCGGCCGCTGGAGCACGACATCCGCTACTACTGGGACCGGCACATGAGCGCCTCGTTCATGGTCGACCCGTTGGGGCTGGAGCTGATCGACCGGATCGGCATCGACAAGGTCATGTGGTCGTCGGACTACCCGCACAACGAAAGCACCTACGGCTATTCCGAGAAGTCACTGGCTGCCGTGGTGCAAGCCGTCGGGCCGGCCAATGCGGCCCGGATCGTCAGCGGCAACATCACCGAGTTCCTGGGCCTGTAA
- a CDS encoding ferredoxin gives MKVTVDQDVCASSGNCVMHAPEVFAQRDEDGVVILRTAHPPAEHAEGARKAAAACPAMAIHIEE, from the coding sequence ATGAAAGTGACTGTGGACCAAGACGTTTGCGCCTCCTCCGGGAACTGCGTCATGCACGCACCCGAGGTGTTCGCCCAGCGCGACGAGGACGGTGTCGTCATCCTGCGCACTGCGCACCCGCCCGCCGAGCACGCCGAGGGCGCCCGCAAAGCCGCCGCCGCCTGCCCGGCAATGGCCATCCACATCGAGGAGTGA